The following proteins are encoded in a genomic region of Saccharopolyspora antimicrobica:
- a CDS encoding GntR family transcriptional regulator, with translation MRISVDANSDMPPFEQVRSSIAEQVRSGELPVGAKLPTVRALAAELGIAANTAAKAYRELEQAGLIETRGRAGTFVSDAGDQTAARAAEAAATYAQITHALGIPADEALAIVRAALKA, from the coding sequence ATGCGGATCAGCGTTGACGCCAACTCCGACATGCCGCCGTTCGAGCAGGTGCGCTCGAGCATCGCCGAGCAGGTCCGCAGCGGCGAGCTGCCGGTGGGCGCCAAGCTCCCGACCGTCCGCGCCCTGGCCGCCGAGCTGGGCATCGCGGCCAACACGGCAGCCAAGGCCTACCGCGAGCTGGAGCAGGCCGGCCTGATCGAAACACGCGGCCGCGCAGGCACTTTCGTCTCCGACGCGGGCGATCAGACAGCGGCCCGAGCAGCCGAAGCAGCAGCCACCTACGCCCAGATCACCCACGCCCTGGGCATCCCCGCCGACGAAGCCCTCGCCATCGTCCGCGCCGCGCTGAAAGCCTGA
- a CDS encoding STAS domain-containing protein, producing the protein MDFSVTSTRLPDDVALITVSGELDVYTAPALREQLVDAVNDGARRLIVDLAQVVFLDSTGLGVLVGGLKRMRAVDGDLVVVCTADRLLKIFRITGLSEVFPIVPDLPSARSWRA; encoded by the coding sequence ATGGATTTCAGCGTGACCAGCACGCGGCTGCCCGACGACGTCGCGCTGATCACCGTCAGCGGTGAGCTCGACGTCTACACCGCGCCCGCGCTGCGGGAGCAGTTGGTCGACGCGGTGAACGACGGTGCTCGCCGGCTGATCGTGGACCTCGCCCAGGTCGTCTTCCTGGACAGCACCGGGCTCGGCGTGCTGGTCGGCGGCCTGAAGCGGATGCGCGCCGTCGACGGCGACCTGGTCGTGGTGTGCACCGCGGACCGGCTGCTCAAGATCTTCCGGATCACCGGCCTGTCCGAGGTGTTCCCCATCGTGCCCGACCTCCCCTCCGCCCGTTCCTGGCGCGCGTGA
- a CDS encoding pentapeptide repeat-containing protein: MACTLAPNPGFRRRARTAGGMLIGMIGSWWKWRRNEVGRVSVMPARSIWIGALVLLVVAAVSMWVLMALYGGGSPQDKVRLEIIKLAGGIVVGTGGAAALLLAARRQRATELQLAQNERDLAQKERAADDARHDAAERRVTELYSSAAEQLGSDKAPVRLAALHALERLGQDNPGHRQTVVDLLCAYLRMPFTEPDEGDVEGRAEKYQEVQVRLTAQRLLTAHLRPLAQEDGKFWAGMDLDLTRAALVAWNMAGCSVRNALFDGTVFSGEASFEEAGFSGAASFREARFCGAVSFGGAQFDDVTQFGGAKFHGTASFRVAEFGDVVRFVEAEFHEPVSFAEGKFGSTASFRQAVFGSTVSFREARFRHAVAFGAAEFRDEATFAGAHFRGSASFGESRFQGIVSFRETEFHDAAWFDNAALGEPDFTDARIFAPDWVADQDWLRRLPGWRLTAAGDEEPDEQQRRWHRFERTEPATG, from the coding sequence ATGGCATGCACACTAGCGCCGAATCCCGGCTTCCGGCGCCGTGCGCGCACGGCGGGTGGCATGCTCATCGGCATGATCGGTTCGTGGTGGAAGTGGCGTCGGAACGAGGTCGGGCGCGTTTCCGTGATGCCCGCCCGGTCGATCTGGATCGGGGCGCTGGTGCTGCTGGTGGTGGCGGCGGTCTCGATGTGGGTGCTGATGGCGCTGTACGGCGGCGGGAGTCCGCAGGACAAGGTCCGGCTGGAGATCATCAAGCTGGCCGGCGGCATCGTGGTCGGCACCGGTGGCGCAGCCGCGCTGCTGCTCGCCGCACGGCGACAGCGCGCCACCGAACTGCAGCTGGCCCAGAACGAGCGGGATCTCGCCCAGAAGGAGCGAGCCGCCGATGACGCCCGCCACGATGCCGCGGAAAGACGGGTCACCGAGCTCTACTCCTCCGCCGCGGAGCAGCTGGGCTCGGACAAGGCCCCGGTGCGCCTGGCCGCGCTCCACGCCCTGGAACGGCTCGGCCAGGACAACCCCGGCCACCGGCAGACGGTCGTGGACCTCCTGTGCGCCTACCTGCGCATGCCCTTCACCGAGCCGGACGAGGGCGATGTGGAGGGGCGGGCCGAGAAGTACCAGGAAGTCCAGGTGCGGCTCACCGCGCAACGGCTGCTCACGGCTCATCTCCGCCCGCTGGCGCAGGAAGACGGGAAGTTCTGGGCCGGCATGGACCTCGACCTCACCCGAGCCGCGCTGGTCGCGTGGAACATGGCGGGCTGCAGCGTCCGCAACGCCTTGTTCGACGGGACGGTGTTCAGCGGCGAAGCTTCCTTCGAGGAAGCGGGGTTCAGCGGTGCGGCTTCGTTCCGCGAGGCCCGGTTCTGCGGCGCGGTGTCCTTCGGTGGGGCGCAGTTCGACGACGTGACCCAGTTCGGCGGGGCGAAGTTTCACGGAACGGCTTCCTTCCGCGTGGCGGAGTTCGGCGACGTGGTCCGGTTCGTGGAGGCGGAGTTCCACGAGCCGGTGTCCTTCGCCGAGGGGAAGTTCGGCAGCACGGCTTCGTTCCGGCAGGCGGTGTTCGGCAGCACGGTTTCGTTCCGCGAGGCCCGGTTCCGACACGCGGTCGCCTTCGGTGCGGCGGAGTTCAGGGACGAGGCTACTTTCGCCGGAGCGCACTTCCGGGGTTCCGCCTCGTTCGGTGAATCGCGGTTCCAGGGCATCGTCTCGTTCCGCGAGACGGAGTTCCACGACGCGGCGTGGTTCGACAACGCCGCGCTGGGAGAACCGGACTTCACCGACGCCCGGATCTTCGCACCTGACTGGGTGGCCGATCAGGACTGGCTGCGGAGGCTTCCGGGGTGGCGGCTGACCGCCGCCGGCGACGAAGAGCCGGATGAGCAGCAGCGTCGGTGGCATCGATTCGAACGAACCGAACCGGCCACCGGCTAG